From the Agromyces laixinhei genome, the window GGAACGTCCGGAGTCCTCGGAGCTGTTGCGAGCCAACTCACCTACTATCCGTACGGGGGTGGCGGGCTGGCTCAGGCATTCGCGGGCGGTTCCGTGTTCTTCAAGCCTGCGCACGGAGCCTTCGCCGTCACCGGCGAGTTCCGGGCAGACTACTTCGCGGGCGGCGGCGCGGCCGGCGCATACGGCTGGCCGCGCTCGGACGTCGTCTGCGGAACACCGGGAGGGTCGTGCGCCCAGACCTTCGAAGGTGCCACCGTCTACTGGACCGAGTCGACCGGGGCTCACGGTGTGAGCGGTGCGATGCTCAGTGCGTATGATGCGGCCGGGGGAGCGGGCGGGGGCTGGGGCTGGCCGGTGTCGTCGAGGCTGCAGGTCGGCGATCGAGGGGCGGGGCAGGTGTTCACGAACGGCTCCGGCTTCGCGCTCGACCAGGGCTCCGCCCACCTGGTCTCCGGCCCGATCCGCGACGCCTACTTCGGCACCGGCGGCGCCGTGGGAAGGTTCGGATTCCCGACCTCCGATGCGACGTGCGACCAGGGCGCTTGCGTGCAGACCTTCGAGGGCGGTACCGCGCGATCGGATGCCTCCGGCGCGGTGACGCTGGGATGAATCCGCCGTTCACCGTGCCCTTGCTAGGCTGGCTCGGTCGCGCCGACGGTGCGTCCGAGCCGTCACCGACATCATAGGCACCATGAGAATCGCAGTCGTCAACAACTTCTTCCCGCCGCGACCCGGCGGCTCCGCCCACCTCTCGGATCACCTCGCGGCCCAGTACGCCGCAGCGGGCCATGAAGTGCTCGTTCTCACCGCTGCGTACAAGGATGCACCGGCCGAGGAAGCGCGCGACGGGTTTCGTATCGTTCGGATCCCCGCGTGGACGCTCCCGCAGACGCGGTTCGCCGGAAACTTCGACATCGGGTTCACGATCTCGCCGCGCGCGAAGCGCCGGGTGTTCGACCTGCTCGACGACTTCGCCCCCGATGTGGTGCATCAGCACGGCCAGTTCTTCGACCTCACCTGGCTGTCGGGATGGTGGGCGAGGCGCCGGAGGGTCCCCACTCTTCTCAGCATCCACACCAGGCTGGAGAGCCCGCTCAGCAAGTTCAATTCATTCGTCTACGCCACAGCGGACCGCCTGCTCGTGGCACCACTCATGCGTGTCCACCGACCTCGACTCGTCGTCATGGACATCCTGATGGAGCGATACATCGACCGCCGCTATCGCCGTTCGCACGGCGGAAAGGTCGCGATTCCGGTCGGAATCGACCCCACGGTGATGCGAGGCGGCGATGCCGCCGCCGCCCACGAACGGCTGGGCTTCGACGATCGACCGATCGTACTCTCGATCGGGCACGTCATTCCGCAACGAAGCCGAATCGCGCTCGCCGAGGCCCTGCCGACCGTGCTCGATCGATTCCCCGAGACGATGGTGGTCGTGATCGGGGGCCTGTACCACGACGAGTTCCTCCAGGTGGCGCGACGGCTCGGTGTGGACCACGCCATCCGTGCGCTCGGCGCCATGCCGCAGCGCGACATCCCCGACTTCCTCGCGGCGGCCGATGTGGAGGTTCACGAGCTGGAGGGCATCGGCTTCGGAACCGCGAGCCTCGAGGCGCTGGCCGCCGGTGTGCCCGTCATCGCGTGCATCGAGCCCGACAACTTCCTGTCGATTCGGGTCGAAGACGGACGAGAGCTGTTCATCACCGCTCCCGTGAGCGCCGAAGACCCGAAAGCCGACCCCGCCGCGCTGGCATCGACGCTCATCAGGATTCTCGAGGATCCGGAACGGACACGCCGACAGGTCGGCGACAACGCCATGCGACTCATCGACGAGAACTTCACCATCGCACGGGTGGCGGAGCAGCATCTCGAGGTCCTCGCCGGGATGGTGCGTTCCTAGCGTTCGCCCCTCCCGGAGTACTCGCCCAGTGTCGACAAGCTAGGATCCAACGACGTGACCGAATCGCCCCGCCAGCGCGCAACCGTTCGAGAGCGCTTCGACGCGTTCGTGCAGCCGACGCTGAACGGACTGCCGAATCGGCGGGTCGTGTTGGTGCCGCTCGGGGTGCTGCTCGGCCTGCTCATCGTGCTCGTCGGGCTCGGGATCACCGGCTCGTCGACGGGGTACCTCAACCAGTTCGTGAGCACAGCGCCCGATGATCGGGCGATCGTGGGGAGCCCACAGAGCATTCGCAGTGACGAGTGGTTCGTGCAGTCCACGTGGGCCGTGTCGCAAGAGGAGCAGGGCCTCCCGGTACGCAATGAATCGTTCCCCGGCGGCATGGACGCGACGGTGCAGCACGATCTCCCGGCGCTGGACTGGTCTCTTGTGCTCAGACCCCACCTCTGGGGTTTCCTCTTCCTGCCCCTCGACAATGCCATGGCGCTCAAATGGTGGTTGCCCGGGTTCAGCCTGATCGCAGCCGTCTATCTCTTCTCGGTCACGATGCTTCCCCGACGACCCGTGACCTCGACGTTCCTCGCCCTCGGCTTCTTCTTCGCCCCGTTCTTCCAGTGGTGGTATCTCACGATCACCCTGTTTCCGCCGGCCTGGGCGCTCCTGCTCATGTCCACCGTCGTCTGGCTCGTGAGGGGGGCGAGTCGTACGGGACAGATCACGATGGTGGCCTTGACCGCATACGGTGCGGCGGCGGTCGGCACCACGATCTACGCACCGTTCATCATCGCCGCGACCTGGCCGGCGCTCGCGTTCGTGCTCGGATTCGTGTTCACGCGAGATTCCATGCCCGGTGCGAGTCTGCGCGATCGGCTCTGGCGACTGAGGTGGCTCGCGGTCGCGGCGGTCGCGGCGGTCGCCGTGCTCGGCGTCTGGCTCGCGACCCGCTGGGAGACGATCGAGAGCTTCACGTCCACGGTGTATCCCGGCGAACGGCTCCAGCCGGTCGGCGATTCCTCCCTGACCGACTTCCACTCCCTGATGGCGGGTGTCTTCTCGCGTGGCCTGGAGGGTCAGAACGGGGTCCCGCTCGGTGGGAACGCATCGGAAGCATCGACGTTCCTGCTGCCCGGCCTGTTCCTCGTCGTGCCGTTCATCTGGTTGATCGTCAGGCGGCTCCGCGCGAAGAACGGCGTCGACTGGTTGGCCGTCGCGCTGCTCGGCGTGGGGGTGCTCTTCGCGGCATACATGTTCGTCCCAGGCTGGGACGCACTCTCCCACCTGCTGCTGCTCGATCGCACGACACCCGGCCGATTGCGCATGGGGTTCGGCATCCTCTCACTGGTGATGATGGTGGTGGTTGCCGCACGAATCGACGAGCTCAAGAAGTTCGATCGAGGAAGGATCGTGCCCATCTGGGTGCCGATCGGCGCCACCGCTCTCGCGTTCGGATCCACGGCGCTGGTCGCGGCATGGCTGTACTCCGTCGGTTCCCCGCTCGTGACGATCTGGACCTGGGTACCCGTGTTCCTGCTCGTCCTCGCCTGTGTCGCCGCATTCTCGATCGGCCGGCCGCTCGCGGGCGCCACCGCATTCCTCGTCGCTTCGGTCTTCTGCGGCGCCACCGTCAACCCCATCTATCGCGGGGTCTACGACCTGAACGAGACCGACCTCGTCGCGGCGATGGAGCGGATCGACCGCGGCGGCGAAGCCACATGGGTCGGCATCGGGGAGACTCCGATTCCGACGGTCGCCCTCGTCGAGAGCGGACTCCACTCGTACAACGGCTTCCAGAGTTCGCCGTCCGATGAGATGTGGGAGCAGATCGATCCCGACGGTGACGTCGAGTACGTGTGGAACCGCTTGGCGAACGTGTCCTGGAGCGCAGGAACGGGCGCGCCCAGTCCCACCAACCCTGCGCCGGACCAGATCCATATGACGTTCGACTCGTGCGATGCCTTCGCTCAAGAGAATGTCGACCTCGTGCTGAGCGAGTCCCCCCTGCAGCAGGACTGCGTCCAGCTCGTCGAGACCGTGCGCGAGGGGCCGAGCACGTACCGGATCTACGAGGTCCTCCCGAACTGAGCCCGGGGCGTTCCGGTCCGGCGTCGTCAGTCGAGTTCGGAGACTGCGGTGATGTGGCGCGCGATCTCGAGTGCGCTCGTCGCCGCCGGTGACGGGGCGTTCAACACGTGGACCTGGTTCTCGGTCCGCTGGATGAGGAAGTCGTCGACGAGGCGTCCGTCGCGGCCGATCGCCTGAGCGCGAACACCTGCGGCCGCACGCACGATGTCGTTGCGGCCGATCGCCGGGACCAATCGGGCGAGGCTCTTGGCGAACGTCCGCTGCGAGAACGACCGCCAAACCTCGCTGATGCCGAGTGGGATGTTGTGCGAGGCCATCCGAAGGAATCCGGGATAGGTGAGGTCGCCGAAGGCCTCACCGACGTTGATGTCGCGCCAGGTGTAGCCCTCGCGGGCCAGCGCCGTCACGGCGTTCGGCCCGGCATGCACCGAGCCGTCGATCATGCGAGTGAGGTGCACCCCGAGAAAGGGCAGGTCCGGGTCGGGCACCGGGTAGATGAGGCCGCGGACCAGCGCACCTGCCTCGGCGGTCAGTTCGTAGTATTCGCCGCGGAACGGGATGATCCGCGCCTCGGGCACGAGCCCGGCCATGCGTGCGATCCGGTCGCTGTAGAGCCCGGCGCAGTTGATGAGCAGATCAGCGTCGACGGTGCCGCCGTCATGTTCGAGCTGCACGCCGCCAGCAGTGTCATGGATGTTGCGCACCTCGGTCGAGCGCATCATCGTTGCGCCGTGCTCGGCGGCGAGCTCGGCGAGTCTCACCGAGACGGCCGTGTAGTCGATGATCCCGGTCGTCTCCACTCGGAGCGCGGCGACACTCGCGACGTCGGGCTCGTACTCATGGGCCTCGGCGGCCGTCAGCATCCGTACCGGGACGCCGTTTGCGATCGAGCGCTCATGAAGTGCCCGGAGCCGCGGGATCTCCTCCTCGTCGACCGCGACGATCAGCTTGCCGCAGATCTCGAACGGGATGTCGTGTTCCTGCGCGAATGCCGTCATCGAACGATTGCCGGCCGTGCTCATCGCGGCTTTGAGGGAGCCAGGCTTGTAGTACGGCCCAGCGTGGATCACGCCTGAGTTGTGACCCGTCTGGTGCACCGCCCAGGAGTCCTCCTTCTCGAGCACGGTGACATCGTGGCCGAGTCGCACTGCCCGTTCTGCGACCGCCAGACCGACGACACCCCCGCCGATCACGGCCACTCGCTTGAAGGTCACAGTTCCAGCTCCTCGCATTGTCCATCGCCGACCGGGTCGGGGGGCGATCCAACGTTCGATACTATGGGTAAGTCTGCGCGCGGAGTTCACCGCGCCTATCAAGAAACGCGAGGAACCCTTGTCAGACGTCGTTGCGCTCGGCCAACCCACTGTCGGCGACGAGGAACTCGAGGCCATCAGAGCCGTCTTCGAATCCGGCTGGCTCTCTGGAGCCGGGCCGACCTGTCAGGCGTTCGAGCAGCGCTTCGCGGCCGAGGTCGCCGGCACCGCCCATGCACTGGCGACGAGCAATTGCGGGTCGGCGCTGCACCTCGGTCTGGACGTGCTCGGGGCCGGCCCCGGTGACGAGGTCATCGTCGGCGACTACACGTTCCCTGCGACCGGCCATTCTGTCGCGTGGACCGGTGCGACTCCGGTGTTCGCCGACATCCGCCCAGACATCTGGAGCGCCGATCCCGCGGCCGTCGAGGCGGCCATCACCCCCAAGACGGTCGGCATCCTCGCCGTCGACGTCTTCGGGCAGCCCGCTGACTACGATGAGCTTCGCGCGATCGCCGATCGGCACGGCCTCTGGCTGATGGAGGACGCCGCGTGCTCGGCAGGCGCGAGCTACAAGGGCCGCCCGGCGGGCAGCCTCGCCGACGTCGCGACGTTCAGCTTCCACGGACGCAAGGGCATCACTGCGGGCGAGGGCGGGGCGTTGACCACCGACGATGCCGAGCTGGCCTCGCACGCCCGAAAGCTGCACACGTACGGCATCGCACCCGCACTCACCCGCGAGGGCAGCACCGACCTGCCGGTTCCGTCGTTCGATGAACTCGGCTACAACTACCGGCTCTCCGACCTCGCCGCGGGCGTCATGCTCGCCCAGCTCGATCGTCTGGGCACGCTCCTGACCAATCGCCGCCGCATCGCGGCCGCCTACGAGGAGATGCTCAGCAGCGTCGACCGCGTCTCCGCTCCTGTCGCGCTCGCCGATCGTGAGCACCCCTGGCAGTCGTACGTCGTGACGCTCGACTCCGACGTCGATCGCGGTCGCGTCGCCGCCCACCTCAAGGCGAACGGCGTGCAGTGCAACTTCGGAACCTACGCCTCGCACCTTCAGCCGGTGTACGGGTTCACCGGATCGCTGCCGGTGTCGGCCGATCTCTTCACCCGTCACCTCGCGATCCCCATGCACGCGAACCTCACCGACTCCGAGGCCGAGCGTGTGATCGAGACCCTGGCCCAGGCGATCGAGTCATCCGCAACCGCCTGATCGTACGTATCAGAACGCAATCCAGAGAAGGAAGCACCAGTGTCAGAAAAGAACGTCCTCGTCGTCGGCGGCGCGGGATTCATCGGCCTCCACGTCGTCGAGCAGCTCCTCGCAGAGGGTTGGAATGTACGAATCTTCGACAACATGGTTCGCGGTGATCGCGATCGTGCGAACGAACTCATCAAGACCGGCCGCGTGGATGTCGTCGACCAGGACACGCGCAACGGCGCGGCCGTGTATGCGGCGATGAAGGGACACGACCACGTCATCCACCTGGCCGCCGACTCGATCAACAAGAGCGTTGCAGACCCGTACTCCTCGATCGACATCAACATGGTCGGCTCCCACAACGTGTTCGCCGCCGCCGCGGACCTCGGCGTGAAGCGGATCGTCGCCGCGTCGAGCGCGTCGGTGTACGGTGACCCCGAGAAGCTCCCGATGCACGAGGACGACCGTCTCAATCCGCTGACGCCGTACTGCATCGGCAAGCGCACGAACGAAGATCTCCTCGGCTACTACGGCCGCTCGAAGGGCCTGCCGTGGATCGCACTCCGATTCTTCAACGTCTACGGCGAGGGCCAGAAGACGACCGCGTACTACACGTCGGTGATCAACCACTTCGTGAACCGCCTGAAGAACGGCGAGGCGCCGGTCATCGACGGCGAAGGCAAGCAGTCGATGGATTTCATCCATGTGAAGGACATCGCTCGCGCGGTCGTGCTCTCGCTCACCTCTGAGCGCGCGAACATGCCCATCAACGTCGGCACCGGCATCGACACCACGGTCGCCGAGCTCGCCGAGATCCTCGTCGATGCCGTCGGCGTCGACGTCGAGCCGCAGTTCAACGCTCGTCCCGTGCTCGTCACCAGGCGTGCCGCCGACGTGACGCGTGCCAAGGAGGTGCTCGGCTTCGAAGCGAGCATCCCGGTGCGAGATGGAATGACCGCACTCGTCCGGAACTCCTGACGATGTCGGCAGCCCTCGCTGACAACCCGTACAACGAGCATGCCTGGATCATCGGCACTCCGTCGATCGGCGCAGGCACTTGGATCGGCGCTTTCACGGTGATCGACGGCTCCGGCGGGTTGACGATCGGCGAGGGCTGCGACATCTCGTCCGGCGTGCAGATCTACACCCACTCGAGCGCGAAGCGGTGCGTTTCCGGGCGTCGCTACGAGAGCGTCGATCGGGCACCGGTCACGATCGGTGACCGTGTGTTCATCGGCGCGAACGCCGTCGTCAACATGGGCGTCACGATCGGTGACGAATCCATCATCGGCGCAGGGGCGGTCGTCACCGCCGACGTTCCGACCCGCACCGTCGTCGCAGGCGTCCCGGCTCGGCCGATCGCTCTGGTCGACCTGTCGGATCCTGCCGCGCCCGGAATCTCACAGCTCTGACACTCAGGGGTGCTGCACGGCACCGACCCTGCCGAGTACCGGCGTGTGCTCGCCCGGTACTCGGCGCGACGACGACGATCAGGCTTCGGCGCCGTTCTTGAGCGCCTCGACGATGCTGTGGGCCGGAAGGATCGATCGGCGCTCGGTCTCCGCATCGACCGTTCCGTCGATCAGCCCGACGAAGTGCTCGAGTTGCGCGGCGAGCGGCTCCTGTGCCGTGAGCAGTTCGGGGATCTCGATGACGGTCTGCTGGCGGTACCCACGCCCCTCGGCGTCTGCCGCCTGGTCGGAGACGTGGCGGTAGACGGTGACGTCGCGGCGGAGGAGGTCGACCTCGATGAGCTTGTCGAGGTCGTGGATGCTCATCGTGCGGATCTTACGCTGTCCGACACGGCTGGCCGAGACGTGCGCCACCCGGCCCCCTTCGAACGAGAGCACCGCCTCGGCGACGTCTTCAGCGCCCGGAACCGACAACGGGTGGAACTGGCCGAGCACGCCGCGGACGGCCGTCGGCGACCCGCCGAGCAGCAGGCTCGCAAGATCCACATCGTGCACCAGGAGGTCCCAGCTGACGCCGGTGCGGATTCGCGGCGCGTAGGGGGAGTGGCGCGTCGCCGTGACGAACTTCGGGTCGTCCATCAGGGCACGTGCGGTCACCACGGCGGGGTTGAAGCGTTCGAGGAGCCCGCACATCATCGGGACGTCGCGGGTTTCGGATCGGCGAAGGATCTCGAGCGTCTTCTCGAGGCCGTCGGCGACGGGCTTCTCGACGAG encodes:
- a CDS encoding glycosyltransferase family 4 protein, with translation MRIAVVNNFFPPRPGGSAHLSDHLAAQYAAAGHEVLVLTAAYKDAPAEEARDGFRIVRIPAWTLPQTRFAGNFDIGFTISPRAKRRVFDLLDDFAPDVVHQHGQFFDLTWLSGWWARRRRVPTLLSIHTRLESPLSKFNSFVYATADRLLVAPLMRVHRPRLVVMDILMERYIDRRYRRSHGGKVAIPVGIDPTVMRGGDAAAAHERLGFDDRPIVLSIGHVIPQRSRIALAEALPTVLDRFPETMVVVIGGLYHDEFLQVARRLGVDHAIRALGAMPQRDIPDFLAAADVEVHELEGIGFGTASLEALAAGVPVIACIEPDNFLSIRVEDGRELFITAPVSAEDPKADPAALASTLIRILEDPERTRRQVGDNAMRLIDENFTIARVAEQHLEVLAGMVRS
- a CDS encoding DUF7657 domain-containing protein, producing MTESPRQRATVRERFDAFVQPTLNGLPNRRVVLVPLGVLLGLLIVLVGLGITGSSTGYLNQFVSTAPDDRAIVGSPQSIRSDEWFVQSTWAVSQEEQGLPVRNESFPGGMDATVQHDLPALDWSLVLRPHLWGFLFLPLDNAMALKWWLPGFSLIAAVYLFSVTMLPRRPVTSTFLALGFFFAPFFQWWYLTITLFPPAWALLLMSTVVWLVRGASRTGQITMVALTAYGAAAVGTTIYAPFIIAATWPALAFVLGFVFTRDSMPGASLRDRLWRLRWLAVAAVAAVAVLGVWLATRWETIESFTSTVYPGERLQPVGDSSLTDFHSLMAGVFSRGLEGQNGVPLGGNASEASTFLLPGLFLVVPFIWLIVRRLRAKNGVDWLAVALLGVGVLFAAYMFVPGWDALSHLLLLDRTTPGRLRMGFGILSLVMMVVVAARIDELKKFDRGRIVPIWVPIGATALAFGSTALVAAWLYSVGSPLVTIWTWVPVFLLVLACVAAFSIGRPLAGATAFLVASVFCGATVNPIYRGVYDLNETDLVAAMERIDRGGEATWVGIGETPIPTVALVESGLHSYNGFQSSPSDEMWEQIDPDGDVEYVWNRLANVSWSAGTGAPSPTNPAPDQIHMTFDSCDAFAQENVDLVLSESPLQQDCVQLVETVREGPSTYRIYEVLPN
- the lhgO gene encoding L-2-hydroxyglutarate oxidase, with protein sequence MNSARRLTHSIERWIAPRPGRRWTMRGAGTVTFKRVAVIGGGVVGLAVAERAVRLGHDVTVLEKEDSWAVHQTGHNSGVIHAGPYYKPGSLKAAMSTAGNRSMTAFAQEHDIPFEICGKLIVAVDEEEIPRLRALHERSIANGVPVRMLTAAEAHEYEPDVASVAALRVETTGIIDYTAVSVRLAELAAEHGATMMRSTEVRNIHDTAGGVQLEHDGGTVDADLLINCAGLYSDRIARMAGLVPEARIIPFRGEYYELTAEAGALVRGLIYPVPDPDLPFLGVHLTRMIDGSVHAGPNAVTALAREGYTWRDINVGEAFGDLTYPGFLRMASHNIPLGISEVWRSFSQRTFAKSLARLVPAIGRNDIVRAAAGVRAQAIGRDGRLVDDFLIQRTENQVHVLNAPSPAATSALEIARHITAVSELD
- a CDS encoding DegT/DnrJ/EryC1/StrS family aminotransferase gives rise to the protein MSDVVALGQPTVGDEELEAIRAVFESGWLSGAGPTCQAFEQRFAAEVAGTAHALATSNCGSALHLGLDVLGAGPGDEVIVGDYTFPATGHSVAWTGATPVFADIRPDIWSADPAAVEAAITPKTVGILAVDVFGQPADYDELRAIADRHGLWLMEDAACSAGASYKGRPAGSLADVATFSFHGRKGITAGEGGALTTDDAELASHARKLHTYGIAPALTREGSTDLPVPSFDELGYNYRLSDLAAGVMLAQLDRLGTLLTNRRRIAAAYEEMLSSVDRVSAPVALADREHPWQSYVVTLDSDVDRGRVAAHLKANGVQCNFGTYASHLQPVYGFTGSLPVSADLFTRHLAIPMHANLTDSEAERVIETLAQAIESSATA
- a CDS encoding NAD-dependent epimerase/dehydratase family protein, with amino-acid sequence MSEKNVLVVGGAGFIGLHVVEQLLAEGWNVRIFDNMVRGDRDRANELIKTGRVDVVDQDTRNGAAVYAAMKGHDHVIHLAADSINKSVADPYSSIDINMVGSHNVFAAAADLGVKRIVAASSASVYGDPEKLPMHEDDRLNPLTPYCIGKRTNEDLLGYYGRSKGLPWIALRFFNVYGEGQKTTAYYTSVINHFVNRLKNGEAPVIDGEGKQSMDFIHVKDIARAVVLSLTSERANMPINVGTGIDTTVAELAEILVDAVGVDVEPQFNARPVLVTRRAADVTRAKEVLGFEASIPVRDGMTALVRNS
- a CDS encoding acyltransferase, whose product is MSAALADNPYNEHAWIIGTPSIGAGTWIGAFTVIDGSGGLTIGEGCDISSGVQIYTHSSAKRCVSGRRYESVDRAPVTIGDRVFIGANAVVNMGVTIGDESIIGAGAVVTADVPTRTVVAGVPARPIALVDLSDPAAPGISQL
- a CDS encoding Gfo/Idh/MocA family protein; the encoded protein is MSTQPRILLVGAGSMGSLHARVIAQSPLATLARVVDGREDVGTGLAERYGASWAPELGDLSDVDAVVIAASTEAHFDLALEVLEQDRPVLVEKPVADGLEKTLEILRRSETRDVPMMCGLLERFNPAVVTARALMDDPKFVTATRHSPYAPRIRTGVSWDLLVHDVDLASLLLGGSPTAVRGVLGQFHPLSVPGAEDVAEAVLSFEGGRVAHVSASRVGQRKIRTMSIHDLDKLIEVDLLRRDVTVYRHVSDQAADAEGRGYRQQTVIEIPELLTAQEPLAAQLEHFVGLIDGTVDAETERRSILPAHSIVEALKNGAEA